In Seonamhaeicola sp. S2-3, the genomic window TTTTAGATGAAGGAAATCAAATTATTTTATTTCAAAATAGGCGTGGGTTTTCACCAATTGTAGAGTGTAATACTTGCGGACACTCTCCACAATGTCCTAATTGTGATGTGAGTTTAACATACCATCAATACAGAAACCAGTTGCGTTGTCATTATTGCGGATATAATATAGCTATGCCACATAGTTGTATGGCTTGCGGAAGTCCAGATTTAAACAGTAAAGGTTTTGGAACAGAACAGATTGAAGAAGAGGCTAAAACCTTATTTCCTGAAGCTAAGGTAGCTAGAATGGATTTAGATACCACCAGAGGGAAATATGGCTATGAAAAAATAATAACAGCCTTAGAACAGCAAGAAATAGATATATTAGTAGGTACACAAATGCTTACTAAAGGATTAGATTTTAGGCATGTAAAATTAGTTGGTATTATGAATGCCGATAACATGCTAAATTTTCCAGACTTTAGAGCGCATGAACGTAGTTTTCAACTTATGGTTCAGGTATCTGGTAGAGCTGGTAGAACACAAGAAAGAGGTAAAGTGCTTATTCAAACCTATAATCCTTATCATAATATTTTGCAGCAAGTATCTACCAATAATTATACAGAAATGTATAATGAGCAAATGAATGATAGGTTTAATTTTAAATATCCGCCCGTTTATAAACAGATAAAAATTACTTTAAAACACAAAGATTATAATAGGGTAGAAGGCGCTTCTATTTGGTATGCAAAATCACTGAGACAGTTTTTTGGAGCAGCTGTTTTAGGACCAGAATCGCCACCAATTCCTAGAATTAGAAATCAGTTTCATAAAAATATATTGGTAAAAATTCCTAAAAAACAATCGCTATCAAAAACTAAAGAAGCTATCATTAAAATAAATAATAGCTTCTTGAGTATAAAAGATTATCGGTCGGTTAGGGTAATATTAAATGTAGATAACTTTTAGTAAAATGTTTTAAATATTATTTAAAGCATCAACCAATTGTGTCTTTTTATTTCTACTTAAAGGAATTTCATAAGCACCAACTTCAACATTTTTACTGTTAAATCTGTCAATCTTATCAAGATTTACAATATATGATTTATGAATCCTTAAAAATTTACCTTCTGGTAATTCGGCTTCAAAAGCTTTCATTGTAGATAACACTACTAAGCTTGTTTCTTCTGTAACTAATTTTACGTAATCACCAAGAGCTTCAATCCATTTAATATCTTTAATATAAACCTTACGTTTTTTAAGATTACTTTTAACAAAGATATGTTCACCTTCTTCTTCGTTTTGGTTCATTAACAATCTATGTTGTTCTAAAGCTTTTTCAACAGAAGCGTTAAAGCGTTCTCGGGTAATGGGTTTGTGTAAATAATCGGTAGCGTCGTAATTAAATGCTTTAAAAGCATATTCGGTTTTACCGGTTACAAAAATAATTTGAGGTTTTTTGTTTAATACGTCCAAAAGTTCAAATCCGTTTAAAACGGGCATTTCAATATCTAAAAAGATAAGGTCAACTTGATGCGTATTTAAACCATTTTTAGTTTCTAAAGCACTACTGTACTCTGCTATTAAGTTAAGTGAAGGATGATTCTCTACTAACTTAACAATAGAGAGACGTTGTATTGCTGAATCGTCTACTACTACACAGTTTAAAGTCATAACATTTGTATTATTTCGGTTAAGATATCGACAATAGTACAAAAAATTCCGCCAAAAACCAAAAAACATCGATAAACAACCATTTTTAACAAAATTTTAACGGCATGGTTACCGCAAACAATATAATAAATATTTTGTTGTTTTATATGTATATATTAACTATTTTTGCAGCCAATTTTTAACAATTAAATAGATTTTTATGAATCATTATGAAACTGTTTTCATCTTAAATCCCGTTTTATCTGAAGATCAGATAAAGGAAACAGTAAAGAAATACGAAGATTTTCTTGTTTCTAACGGCGCTAAGATGATATCTAAAGAAGATTGGGGGCTTAAAAAATTAGCTTACCCAATTCAAAACAAAAAAAGTGGTTTTTATCACTTATTTGAGTACACCGTTGCTGGTGAAGTAATTAACAGCCTTGAGTTAGAGTTTAGACGTGATGAGCGTTTTATGCGTTATTTAACTGTAAAGTTAGATAAACACGCAGTAGCTTGGGCAGAAAGAAGAAGAGAAAAACTTAAACAAAAAGCTTAATTATGGCAACTTTAGAGCAACAATCAAAAGGTAAAAAAGACGGAGAAATTAGATATTTAACTCCGCTTAATATTGAAACTAGCAAACAAAAGAAATACTGTCGTTTTAAAAAGTCTGGTATTAAATACGTAGATTATAAAGATCCAGATTTCTTATTAAAGTTTGTAAACGAGCAAGGTAAAATTTTACCACGTCGTTTAACAGGAACATCATTAAAGTACCAAAGAAAAGTGTCTGTAGCTATAAAAAGAGCTCGCCACTTAGCTTTAATGCCATACGTAGCAGATTTATTAAAGTAAAATACCGATAACAATGGAACTTATATTAAAACAAGACGTTGAGAATTTAGGATTTAAAGACGATGTTGTAACAGTTAAGAACGGTTACGGTAGAAATTTTTTAATCCCAACAGGGAAAGCTATTTTAGCTACTGTATCTGCTAAAAAAGTATTAGCAGAAAACTTAAAGCAAAGAGCTTTTAAAGAAAAGAAAATAGTTGATGATGCTAATAAAATTGCTGAAGCATTAAAAGCATTAGAAATTAAAATTGCATCTAAAGTAGGAGCAGGCGATAAATTATTTGGTTCTGTAAACAACATTGATGTTGCAGCTGCTTTAGAAAAAGAAGGTCATAATATAGATAAAAAATTCATCAATGTAATTGGTGGTAATGTAAAACGTTTAGGTAAGTATACTGCCATTATTCGTTTACATAGAGAAGTATCTGTAGAATTACCATTTGAAGTTATTCCACAAGCAAAATAATTTCAATTTTTTAATATATAAAAACCGTTTAGATACTTCTAAGCGGTTTTTTTGTTATAATGTATGAAGGAATGAAATACGCAAGACTTACAAAAGAGCAATTTGAAGAGTTACACCAAGAATTCATAAATTTTTTGGCAACACAACAAATTACAGCTGATGAGTGGGACAATTTAAAACAAAATAAACCAGAATTAGCAGAAACCGAACTTGATGTTTTTAGTGATTTAATTTGGGAAGGTGTTTTAAACAAAGCCGAATATTTAGAGCATTTTGCACCGCAACACATGTATTTATTTCATTTAAAAGAAGATAAAATGCATGCCATTGTTGTTAATGTTAAAAATGAAGATGTAGATATTACAACAAAAGAAGGTTATAATTGGCTACGCGAAAATTTAATGGATGATAGAGTTGAGTTTTTACAAGCAGATAAAGACTACTCTGAAGATAAAAACCTTGATAAATTTAAAATGATAGAACAAGGCGCATCCATTACTAAAGGCGAGTTGTACCGCTATTTTGATAAGTTAATAAACTAAATAGATGTGCTTTTTTATATTAAAAAGCATACCATCACATAATCAATTATATTATTTTTGTTATTCCTCATACCAACATCACAGATGTAATACTATTAGGAGGATATTTTAAAATTTAAAGACCACCTGTTTGCAGGTAATTAAATATGGCTCAAAAACCAAGCATACCAAAAGGTACCAGAGATTTTAACCCAGAACAAGTAGCAAAGCGTAATTATATTTTTAATACCATTCGTAGTGCGTTTGAAACATTTGGATTTCAACCTATTGAAACACCTAGTTTTGAAAACTCTAGCACTTTAATGGGGAAATATGGCGATGAAGGCGATAGATTAATTTTTAAGATTTTAAATTCTGGGGATTATGTGAAAAATATCAGAAATGAGATTGATGAATATAGTTTGTTTATTAATTCAGTTAGTGATGTAATGAAAACTTTATGTGTTGAAATTGACAAAGTTTTCGGGGGTGAGATAGAAAGAAGTTCTTCAGAAGATAAACTGAAATTAGTAAACAGATTTAAAAATTATGCAACAATTAGAAATATTTATAAATCAAATATTTCGCGTTTTGGAGAAATATTGACTGATAGATTGGATAATAATTCTGCTTTAAGAATATTGTTGGCTTTTAAAGGATTCGAGGAGGAAATTATAAGTCATGTTTTGTCGGCTATTCTTAATAAAAAGAAGAGTGATGAATTGCAGTCTGATGAAGTAGCCTACATATATAGTGTTGATAAGGTCTTTTTAGCAGAACTTTACAAAGTAATATTTAAAGTAACTTTCAGTTCCAAATTACTTTCAGAAAAAATCTCCGAAAAAGCCCTTCGCTACGATTTAACCGTACCTTTTGCACGCTACGTAGTACAACACCAAAACGAGATTGAGTTTCCGTTTAAACGCTACCAAATTCAACCTGTATGGCGCGCCGATAGACCTCAAAAAGGACGTTTTAGAGAGTTTTATCAATGTGATGCCGATGTGGTTGGTAGCAAAAGTTTATGGCAAGAGGTAGAGTTTATTCAATTGTATGACACCGTTTTTTCAAAGTTAAAATTACAAGGTGTAACCATTAAAATAAATAACAGAAAAATACTATCTGGTATTGCCGAGGTTATTGGAGCTTCTAATAAGTTAATAGATTTTACAGTAGCTCTTGATAAACTTGATAAAATAGGCGAGGAGAAGGTAAAGGAAGAAATGCTTTCAAAAGGAATTTCTCAAGAAGGTATTAACAAATTACAGCCCTTATTTACTTTGTCTGGTAGTTTTGAATCTCAAATAGATAGTTTAAAAGCTATTTTATCAACTTCTGAAGAAGGCCTAAAAGGTATTGAAGAATTAACTTTTATTAATAATGCTATTTCAGAGTTAGGCCTAACCACAGCCTCTTTACAATTAGATGTTACTTTAGCACGTGGACTAAATTATTACACCGGAGCTATTTTTGAAGTATCAGCACCTAAAGAAGTTAAAATGGGGTCTATTGGCGGCGGCGGTAGATATGACGATTTAACTGGCATTTTTGGAATGAAAAATGTTAGTGGCGTTGGTATTAGTTTTGGTTTAGACCGCATTTATTTAGTTTTAGAAGAATTGAATTTATTCCCAGAAACGGTAAATAAAAATGTTGAGGTGCTCTTTATTAACTTTGGAGAGAAAGAAGCGCTATTTTGCTTAAAAGCTATTAAAACCTTGCGTAAACAAGGGGTGAATGCCGAATTATATCCAGATGCTGCAAAAATGAAAAAACAAATGACCCATGCTAACAGACGTCATATTCCGTTTGTAGTATTGGTTGGTGATGAGGAAATAAATTCAAACACCTATACTTTAAAAAATATGGTGTCTGGTGAGCAATCTAAACTTTCATTAGAAGATTTAATTGCTGCAATAAAATAAAAAAGAGCCCTAATTTAGGGCTCTAACGTCATAGTAAAGATTATGGTAGATTTGGGGTTTCTACACTAACTAAATTCAACTAACTAATAAACTAAACAAATAAATTATCTCTTTACTAAAACTTTCTTTGATATTTTAGAGAATTCTGTTTCTATATTTAAAATATAATAGCCTGTTGCAAATTGGTTTGCTTTATACTTTATAAAATTTGATGTTGTGTTGGTATTAAATTTAAATAGAGACTGTCCTAACATATTTAATACCTCTATAGACTTTATATTTTTAGATTCAGGATTTACAACTATAATACTGTTTGTTTCGTTTGAAAAATAGGTTTGTAAAGGCGTGTGTTTAACTTCTTTATTATTAAGTGTTTGAGAACTTGAAAATGT contains:
- a CDS encoding LytTR family DNA-binding domain-containing protein, with product MTLNCVVVDDSAIQRLSIVKLVENHPSLNLIAEYSSALETKNGLNTHQVDLIFLDIEMPVLNGFELLDVLNKKPQIIFVTGKTEYAFKAFNYDATDYLHKPITRERFNASVEKALEQHRLLMNQNEEEGEHIFVKSNLKKRKVYIKDIKWIEALGDYVKLVTEETSLVVLSTMKAFEAELPEGKFLRIHKSYIVNLDKIDRFNSKNVEVGAYEIPLSRNKKTQLVDALNNI
- the rpsF gene encoding 30S ribosomal protein S6, which encodes MNHYETVFILNPVLSEDQIKETVKKYEDFLVSNGAKMISKEDWGLKKLAYPIQNKKSGFYHLFEYTVAGEVINSLELEFRRDERFMRYLTVKLDKHAVAWAERRREKLKQKA
- the rpsR gene encoding 30S ribosomal protein S18; this encodes MATLEQQSKGKKDGEIRYLTPLNIETSKQKKYCRFKKSGIKYVDYKDPDFLLKFVNEQGKILPRRLTGTSLKYQRKVSVAIKRARHLALMPYVADLLK
- the rplI gene encoding 50S ribosomal protein L9 — encoded protein: MELILKQDVENLGFKDDVVTVKNGYGRNFLIPTGKAILATVSAKKVLAENLKQRAFKEKKIVDDANKIAEALKALEIKIASKVGAGDKLFGSVNNIDVAAALEKEGHNIDKKFINVIGGNVKRLGKYTAIIRLHREVSVELPFEVIPQAK
- a CDS encoding DUF6495 family protein, whose amino-acid sequence is MKYARLTKEQFEELHQEFINFLATQQITADEWDNLKQNKPELAETELDVFSDLIWEGVLNKAEYLEHFAPQHMYLFHLKEDKMHAIVVNVKNEDVDITTKEGYNWLRENLMDDRVEFLQADKDYSEDKNLDKFKMIEQGASITKGELYRYFDKLIN
- the hisS gene encoding histidine--tRNA ligase, which produces MAQKPSIPKGTRDFNPEQVAKRNYIFNTIRSAFETFGFQPIETPSFENSSTLMGKYGDEGDRLIFKILNSGDYVKNIRNEIDEYSLFINSVSDVMKTLCVEIDKVFGGEIERSSSEDKLKLVNRFKNYATIRNIYKSNISRFGEILTDRLDNNSALRILLAFKGFEEEIISHVLSAILNKKKSDELQSDEVAYIYSVDKVFLAELYKVIFKVTFSSKLLSEKISEKALRYDLTVPFARYVVQHQNEIEFPFKRYQIQPVWRADRPQKGRFREFYQCDADVVGSKSLWQEVEFIQLYDTVFSKLKLQGVTIKINNRKILSGIAEVIGASNKLIDFTVALDKLDKIGEEKVKEEMLSKGISQEGINKLQPLFTLSGSFESQIDSLKAILSTSEEGLKGIEELTFINNAISELGLTTASLQLDVTLARGLNYYTGAIFEVSAPKEVKMGSIGGGGRYDDLTGIFGMKNVSGVGISFGLDRIYLVLEELNLFPETVNKNVEVLFINFGEKEALFCLKAIKTLRKQGVNAELYPDAAKMKKQMTHANRRHIPFVVLVGDEEINSNTYTLKNMVSGEQSKLSLEDLIAAIK